The Cryptococcus neoformans var. grubii H99 chromosome 4, complete sequence genome contains the following window.
GGAATTATTGGACGAAGTTGAAGGCGCCCTACGAGAAGATGTGCCCCTGCTGATTGCTGGTGTAAGTCCAAATCACTTTCCCACGATGCTTTCCGTGCATTCTTTGGTACGCAACACGTACGCTCGGGGCCGCCCTGTCTTTTTGGGCGTGTAATCATATGTGCAGTCTTCTTTTCGACGGTCACAGTTGAGACATTTGGACCCGTGCTGGAGCCGTATTCTATCACTGGATGGTCCCCCTGCTTCACTGGGAGGCATGCATCTGACCTATACCAAGCTCGGTCAAAACCCATTCACCGATTAACAAAGCAACTCAGAGTGCTCTAGAAAGCAATAAAGGAAGAAACATAGCTCACTTTCCTGGCCCGACACTGATCGCAGGTGAGGATGGGCATCGGTCCGTATTCTGGTTATTCTGCGAGCTTCCCACAGGTTTCGGCGGCTTGTGATGGATTGGTCGGAGTGTTTCTTAACCAGAATGTATTGAAGATGAACATGAGAGGAGAGGCTGATGTTACGTCTCAGAACGAGTCATCGTGCATCCCGTCTGTTCTCGATAATGAAAATGTTGTCACGTGTTCCATCCAATAAGAACCTCGCTGATCACAAGCGCTTTGTATACTCGCCGGGCCGCTCGGTAAGTTTGCGGCCATTACGGCGTCGCACAGAACGATCGAGGCGGAGCCGCGGCGTAGTACAGCTGGCTCTGGACTGGCGTGGGGCTCCAGCGGGGCAACACCATGGCTCCCTCGGTCACTTCCCCCTGTAACCCTCCGAGATAACAGATTCAGAAATACTATTAAGCGGACGGGCCAACAGAATATTTTCTTGTCAAATCCAAGCAAACGAAATCACTTCTTCGTCGGATCCATCCCAATCCGCGCTACTACCCTTTCAAGTGGCCGTAAAGACAAATATCCCAACTGAGAAATACTATCCACATCCACTACTGCTCATTATGGTCAAGACTCACGCCCCCGACCGAGAGCATATCCCGGCACTCTCAAACTTCGACATCGACCTTCACCCTGACACTGTCAAATACGTTCAGGACCCGCAGGCCTTGGCCGACGCCATCGGATCCAATGGCCTCAAAGATGTGTTCGCCAGTCCCATCGTCTTCATGGCTGCCTTCTCAGCATGCATGGGCGGTCTGCTATTCGGCTTCGATCAAGGTATTCTCTCCATCGTCTTGACTATCCCGCAATTCCTAAAGGTCTTCCCGGAAACTGATATCAGCGtcacttcttctgccgGTCTTAACAAAGGGTATGCTCATTGGGTTTGAATTAATGATATCGGTGGCTGATGATTGTCTCAAACGGTGTCATGACTGCTCTGCTCGAGCTTGGTGCCTTTCTCGGCGCCATGCAAGCTGGTTTCATTTCCGACAAAATATCGCGGAAACGTACAATCATGGTTGGTGCTTGCTGGTTCGTTGTTGGAAGGTAAgattttctccttctctcttttttcctACTTCTTCTTAAGGAGGCAAGACTATTGCAACGCTTTCATGAAACTAACGACAGCTGTTTGTAGCGCTCTGCAAGCGGGATCCAAGTCATTTGCAATGTTAGTCGTTGGCCGTTTCATCGGTGGTATTGGAGTCGGAGTCCTGTCCTCCACCGCACCAACCTACATTTCAGAGATTGCCCCACCCAACGTACGAGGTGCTTTCCTCGCCCTAGAAGGCTCCAGCATTGTGATCGGTATAGTCATCATGTTCTATATTGTGGGTCATGACATAACATCCTGCAAGGTCACCGTGTTTATCTAATTGATCATTCGCTCTAGACTTACGCCACTCGTCACATCTTGGGCAGCTGGAGTTTCCGTTTGCCTTTCACTATCCAAGTTGTTCCTTGTGAGTAGCAGATATATTGACATCGTGCTGGGTTCCATTGACGCTTCATATAAAAAGGTATCGCTCTTGGGATTGGTTTGTGGCTGCTACCCTACTCTCCCCGTTGGCTGGCTACAGTTGGACGCGATCAAGATGCCCTCGATGCCCTCGTGCGTCTCCGTcaacttccttcctcgGATCCTCGTCTTCAGGCAGAGTGGATCACTATCCGCGCCGAGGCCATTCAGCAACGGGAAGTCGTCATCACCGCTCACCCTCATCTGCAAGCAGGCAGTGGCTTCGTTCAAGACTTTAAGCTTGAGATGCACGCTTGGTTTGACATGTTCAAGCCTAACATCATCGCCAGAACCATGATCGGTGTCATGCTCATGGTCTTCCAGCAGCTTCAAGGCATCAACGCCGTGAGTCCCCTAGCACACAGAGTTGTCGAACTGATTGACTGACCTCGTTCGGCAGCTCATCTACTACTCGCCCACCCTGTTTGAGCAGCTGGGTTTGGACTACGAAATGCAGCTTACAATGAGCGGTGTGATCAACGTCTCGCAATGCGTCGCTACCATCGTGGCCTTCTTCCTACTTGACAGGATAGGCAGAAAGCCCCCTCTCTTGATCGGTTCGGCCGTCAACGCCGTTTGTCATTTCACTGTAGCTGGTTTGATCGGTTAGTTTTTCATTTCTGTCTTGTTTCCACTGTGCTCCCCGCTGACATGTCGTGTGATCGACAGCCAAATACTCGGATAACTGGGCGGCTCACCAGAGCGCCGCTTGGGCTGGCGTTGGTCTCCTGATAGCCTTCatgttcttcttcggtaTTGGTTGGTCTCCCGTCCCCTGGGCATTGCGTAAGTCCTATCCTATTGCTCTGTTCTGAAGAAAGATTGATCCTTGTGTAAAGCTGCCGAGGTCCACTCGTCGAGCCGACGTGCGAAGGGTGTGGCCATCACCACTTGCTCCAACTGGTTCTTTAACTTTATTGTTGGCCTCATCACCCCTCCAATGCTCCAGAACATCCG
Protein-coding sequences here:
- a CDS encoding sugar transporter, which translates into the protein MVKTHAPDREHIPALSNFDIDLHPDTVKYVQDPQALADAIGSNGLKDVFASPIVFMAAFSACMGGLLFGFDQGILSIVLTIPQFLKVFPETDISVTSSAGLNKGALQAGSKSFAMLVVGRFIGGIGVGVLSSTAPTYISEIAPPNVRGAFLALEGSSIVIGIVIMFYITYATRHILGSWSFRLPFTIQVVPCIALGIGLWLLPYSPRWLATVGRDQDALDALVRLRQLPSSDPRLQAEWITIRAEAIQQREVVITAHPHLQAGSGFVQDFKLEMHAWFDMFKPNIIARTMIGVMLMVFQQLQGINALIYYSPTLFEQLGLDYEMQLTMSGVINVSQCVATIVAFFLLDRIGRKPPLLIGSAVNAVCHFTVAGLIAKYSDNWAAHQSAAWAGVGLLIAFMFFFGIGWSPVPWALPAEVHSSSRRAKGVAITTCSNWFFNFIVGLITPPMLQNIRYGTFIFFGAFAVMSGIWAWFLCPETKGLTLEAVDQLFHNHAAQEELKQKHDIVSRMLGMELTTTPQPEQEDDEKKIYTTQHVETV